A window of Primulina tabacum isolate GXHZ01 chromosome 4, ASM2559414v2, whole genome shotgun sequence contains these coding sequences:
- the LOC142543285 gene encoding indole-3-acetic acid-amido synthetase GH3.6-like — MPEAPMEVSNHTEYSVAENNKNKLEFIEEATKNADEIQRKVLAEILSRNAHVEYMKRHGLNGRIDRETFKRIMPVITYEDILPDINRIANGDTSPIICSEPISEFLTSSGTSGGERKVIPTIEEEMGRRSLIYSLLIPVMSQFVPGLDEGKGMYFLFIKCETKTPGGLPARPVLTSYYESSHFKDRPYDPYTKYTSPNETILCPDSYQSMYCQMLCGLCQNKQVLRVGAVFASGFIRAIRFLEKHWTLLCHDIRTGTLNSMITDQSAREAVMRINKPDLNLADFIEAECRKDSWQGIITRLWPNTKYIDVIVTGTMSQYIPTLEFYSNVLPLVCTMYASSECYFGVNLNPLCKPSDVAYTLIPTVAYFEFLPMERNNGGMLKSHNDEKEQQDLVDLVDVKIGQEYELVVTTYAGLYRYRVGDVLRVAGFKNNAPEFNFICRKNVVLSIDTDKTNEVELQNAVKNAVSHLMPFDACLTEYTSYADTNTIPGHYVLCWELNHKGSPQIPASIFKDCCLTIEESLDSVYRQNRVFEAIGPLEIKVVEVGTFDKLMDYAISLGASINQYKTPRCVKFAPIVELLNSRVVSTYFSPKCPKWTTPALKQWTDMK; from the exons ATGCCTGAGGCGCCAATGGAAGTTTCGAATCACACTGAATATAGTGTGGCTGAAAACAACAAGAATAAGCTAGAGTTCATCGAGGAAGCCACCAAGAATGCGGATGAGATTCAAAGGAAAGTTCTCGCTGAAATCCTGTCCAGGAATGCCCATGTTGAGTACATGAAAAGGCATGGCCTTAATGGAAGGATTGACAGGGAAACTTTCAAGAGAATCATGCCTGTCATCACTTATGAGGACATTTTGCCTGATATCAACCGCATAGCCAATGGGGACACCTCTCCCATTATCTGTTCCGAACCCATCTCTGAATTCTTGACGAG TTCTGGGACGTCAGGTGGGGAGAGAAAGGTGATACCCACCATTGAAGAGGAGATGGGGAGAAGATCATTGATTTACAGTCTTTTAATTCCTGTGATGAGCCAATTTGTGCCTGGCTTAGATGAGGGAAAAGGAATGTATTTCTTGTTCATAAAATGTGAGACCAAGACACCAGGTGGGCTACCAGCTCGCCCTGTTTTAACCAGCTATTACGAAAGCTCCCATTTCAAGGACAGGCCTTATGACCCCTACACAAAATACACCAGCCCGAATGAAACCATTCTTTGCCCTGATTCTTACCAAAGCATGTATTGTCAGATGCTTTGTGGCCTTTGTCAGAACAAACAAGTCCTCCGAGTTGGGGCTGTCTTCGCCTCCGGGTTCATCCGGGCTATCCGGTTCCTGGAGAAGCACTGGACCCTTCTTTGTCATGACATCAGAACTGGAACCCTCAACTCCATGATCACTGATCAATCGGCGAGGGAGGCGGTGATGCGGATCAACAAACCCGACCTGAATCTTGCTGATTTCATCGAGGCCGAATGCAGGAAGGATAGCTGGCAGGGGATCATCACCAGGTTGTGGCCTAATACGAAATACATTGATGTCATTGTGACGGGGACAATGTCACAGTACATACCAACTCTCGAGTTTTATAGCAATGTATTGCCTCTTGTGTGCACAATGTATGCCTCTTCCGAGTGTTATTTCGGTGTGAATCTCAACCCCCTTTGCAAGCCTAGTGATGTGGCCTACACTCTTATCCCAACCGTGGCCTATTTCGAATTCTTGCCGATGGAACGTAACAATGGCGGCATGCTTAAATCCCATAATGATGAGAAGGAACAACAAGATTTGGTTGACTTAGTTGATGTCAAGATTGGACAGGAATATGAGCTTGTCGTCACCACTTATGCTG GGCTGTATAGGTATAGAGTTGGTGACGTGCTTCGGGTGGCAGGTTTCAAGAACAATGCACCTGAATTCAACTtcatttgcaggaaaaatgTAGTCTTAAGCATCGATACCGATAAAACTAATGAAGTTGAGCTGCAAAATGCTGTCAAGAATGCGGTCAGCCATCTGATGCCATTCGATGCATGTCTCACCGAGTACACGAGCTACGCCGATACCAACACAATCCCAGGCCACTATGTCTTATGTTGGGAGCTCAACCACAAAGGCTCCCCACAAATCCCGGCATCGATATTCAAAGACTGTTGCCTGACCATCGAAGAGTCCCTCGACTCTGTTTACCGCCAGAACCGAGTTTTCGAGGCTATAGGTCCTCTCGAGATCAAAGTGGTGGAAGTTGGGACCTTTGATAAGCTCATGGACTATGCCATTAGCCTAGGTGCTTCGATTAATCAGTACAAAACTCCCCGATGTGTGAAATTCGCTCCCATCGTCGAGCTCTTGAACTCGCGGGTCGTGTCGACTTATTTCAGTCCAAAGTGCCCGAAATGGACTACTCCTGCCCTCAAGCAATGGACTGATATGAAATGA